Proteins co-encoded in one Saprospira grandis genomic window:
- a CDS encoding serine hydrolase gives MKFIYLSIFCLLLGQNIQAQGLYFPDQAGNWDSLSPQDLGYCEAQIDSLYQFLDQSDSKAFILLKDGKIVLEQYFNGHSASDNWYWASAGKTLTAFLVGQALADGQLSLTDSSSHYLGSGWSSCSPQQEGAIQIIHQLSMTSGLDDGVMDHTCTEDSCLIYLTDPALRWAYHNGPYTLLDGVLTQATGLSMNQYVNQKIKQPIGMNGSFVPLGYNNVYFSTARSMARFGLLLLADGQWDGQSILADTAYLGAMRRPSQALNPAYGYLTWLNGQSSYLLPGSQFSFSGPLMPAAPNDCYMALGKNGQFINIVPSENLVWIRMGQEPNGYDVPAELCNDIWQYINNLSCPNSVVELDQEKWQIYPNPNQGKVHISGLLGAFSWRLLSIEGKILQAGQSHHSQLDFSSWPAAYYRLEIAQNGQRKYLSWVKY, from the coding sequence ATGAAATTTATCTACCTCTCTATATTCTGTCTTTTATTGGGGCAGAATATTCAAGCCCAAGGGCTCTATTTTCCAGATCAAGCAGGAAATTGGGACAGTCTATCTCCTCAAGACTTAGGCTATTGTGAAGCGCAGATAGACAGCCTCTATCAGTTTCTGGATCAATCAGATAGCAAGGCCTTTATCCTCTTAAAAGATGGCAAAATTGTGCTCGAGCAATACTTTAATGGGCATAGCGCCAGCGACAATTGGTATTGGGCCTCGGCGGGCAAAACCCTAACCGCCTTTTTAGTGGGCCAAGCCCTAGCCGATGGGCAACTCAGTCTAACCGATAGCAGTTCGCATTATTTGGGCAGCGGCTGGAGCAGTTGTAGCCCTCAGCAAGAGGGGGCCATTCAAATTATTCATCAGCTCAGCATGACTTCTGGCTTGGATGATGGCGTAATGGACCATACTTGCACCGAAGATAGCTGCCTGATTTATCTTACTGATCCCGCTTTGCGTTGGGCCTACCACAATGGCCCCTACACCCTTTTGGATGGCGTATTGACGCAGGCCACGGGCCTCAGCATGAACCAATATGTCAATCAAAAAATCAAGCAACCCATTGGAATGAATGGCAGTTTTGTTCCCTTAGGCTATAACAATGTTTACTTTAGCACGGCCCGTTCTATGGCCCGTTTTGGCTTATTACTATTGGCCGATGGGCAATGGGATGGACAAAGTATTTTGGCAGATACCGCTTATTTGGGCGCTATGCGCAGGCCTTCTCAAGCGCTTAATCCAGCTTATGGCTATTTGACTTGGCTGAATGGGCAAAGCAGTTATTTGTTGCCGGGCAGTCAATTTAGTTTTTCTGGACCACTAATGCCCGCTGCACCTAATGATTGTTATATGGCTTTGGGGAAAAACGGGCAATTTATCAATATCGTCCCTTCTGAAAATTTAGTTTGGATTCGGATGGGCCAAGAGCCCAATGGCTATGATGTGCCCGCAGAGCTCTGCAATGATATTTGGCAATACATCAACAACTTGAGTTGTCCGAATTCGGTAGTGGAATTGGACCAAGAAAAATGGCAAATTTACCCCAATCCAAATCAGGGCAAAGTTCATATTTCGGGCCTCTTGGGGGCCTTTAGTTGGCGCTTATTGAGTATTGAAGGCAAAATTTTGCAGGCGGGGCAAAGCCATCATTCTCAACTTGATTTTTCCTCTTGGCCTGCGGCCTATTACCGCTTAGAGATAGCCCAAAATGGCCAGAGAAAATACTTGAGTTGGGTAAAATACTAA
- the folE gene encoding GTP cyclohydrolase I FolE, producing MNQSVKTLTAQEQALFDEMGDQHILSSIDTPMREDAFLLSDEEKVEQIQAHFKAIMEIMGLDLNDDSLKGTPYRVAKMYVKEIFSGLNPANKPKIALFENKYQYEEMLIEKNILLQSTCEHHFLPIYGKAHVAYIPNGKVIGLSKINRLVQYYAKRPQVQERLSRQILEELKTSLGTNDVAVYIDAKHMCVSTRGIQDISSSTVTTAYSGQFEKEQFRKEFLAAIHHDVRY from the coding sequence ATGAACCAATCCGTAAAAACACTCACTGCCCAAGAGCAGGCCCTATTTGATGAAATGGGGGACCAACATATCCTTAGCTCTATCGATACGCCTATGCGAGAGGATGCTTTTTTGCTTTCCGATGAGGAAAAAGTAGAGCAGATTCAAGCCCATTTTAAGGCTATCATGGAAATTATGGGGCTCGATCTCAACGATGACTCCCTAAAAGGTACGCCCTACCGAGTGGCCAAAATGTATGTTAAGGAGATTTTTAGTGGCCTCAATCCAGCCAATAAACCCAAAATTGCCCTTTTCGAAAATAAATATCAGTATGAAGAAATGCTGATCGAGAAGAACATTTTGTTGCAATCTACCTGCGAACACCACTTTTTGCCCATCTATGGCAAGGCCCATGTAGCATATATTCCCAATGGTAAAGTGATCGGCCTCTCAAAGATTAACCGATTAGTGCAGTATTATGCCAAACGCCCGCAGGTGCAAGAACGCCTAAGCCGCCAAATCTTAGAAGAACTCAAAACGAGCCTAGGCACCAATGATGTGGCCGTTTATATTGATGCAAAACATATGTGTGTCTCTACCCGAGGCATCCAAGATATATCTAGTAGTACGGTAACAACCGCCTACAGTGGTCAATTTGAAAAAGAGCAGTTCCGCAAGGAGTTTTTAGCTGCCATTCACCATGATGTCCGCTACTAA
- the mnmD gene encoding tRNA (5-methylaminomethyl-2-thiouridine)(34)-methyltransferase MnmD, with amino-acid sequence MQADSNAKIILTADGSHSLESAKFAASYHSTHGAIQETDTVFIQAALAHQLTKGPEQLAILEIGFGTGLNALMSYLYSQKEAPQCQIQYLALEAYPISSETAQALNYTQELAAPTSQATFLAMHSQPNRWQTLAENFNFCLNIQRFEDLSAQNAFDIVYYDAFSPNVQAELWEEPMLKKIYEAMRPGACLTTYCAKGAFKRLLKSIGFRVEALPGPKGKREMTRAFKEA; translated from the coding sequence ATGCAAGCAGATTCTAACGCTAAAATTATCCTCACCGCCGATGGCTCTCACAGCCTAGAGTCGGCAAAGTTTGCCGCCAGTTACCACTCTACACATGGCGCTATCCAAGAAACGGATACTGTTTTTATACAAGCGGCCTTGGCCCATCAACTCACTAAGGGGCCAGAGCAATTAGCTATTTTAGAAATTGGTTTTGGTACCGGCCTAAATGCCCTCATGAGCTATTTGTATAGCCAAAAAGAAGCCCCCCAATGCCAAATTCAGTATTTGGCCCTAGAGGCTTATCCCATTTCTAGCGAAACTGCCCAGGCCCTTAATTATACCCAAGAACTAGCGGCCCCAACTAGCCAAGCTACTTTTCTCGCTATGCACAGCCAGCCCAACCGCTGGCAAACCCTAGCCGAAAACTTTAATTTCTGCTTGAATATTCAGCGTTTTGAGGACTTATCGGCCCAGAATGCTTTTGATATTGTCTACTATGATGCTTTCTCTCCCAATGTGCAAGCCGAACTTTGGGAGGAACCCATGCTCAAAAAGATTTATGAGGCCATGCGCCCCGGCGCTTGCCTAACGACCTACTGCGCCAAAGGCGCCTTTAAGCGATTACTCAAAAGTATCGGCTTTAGGGTAGAAGCCCTGCCTGGCCCAAAAGGCAAAAGAGAAATGACCAGAGCCTTTAAGGAGGCCTAA
- a CDS encoding YggS family pyridoxal phosphate-dependent enzyme codes for MLDLDFYQNIKKELANGQTELVAVSKTKPAAAIQALYDQGQRIFGENKVQELLEKAESLPKDIEWHLIGHLQRNKVKYIAPFVSLIHAVDSLRLLKEINKEAQKNNRIIPCLLQFHIAQEESKFGLNWTNAQALLTSEEYAQMKNIKIVGLMGMASFSDNQEQVLAEFGQLASYFQRLKEQFFAQDPSFKELSMGMSGDYKLALQQGSTLVRIGSALFGQR; via the coding sequence ATGCTAGATCTAGATTTTTATCAAAACATTAAGAAGGAGTTGGCCAATGGACAAACGGAATTGGTGGCGGTTTCCAAAACTAAACCCGCTGCCGCTATTCAGGCCCTCTACGATCAAGGACAACGCATTTTTGGCGAAAATAAGGTGCAGGAACTCCTAGAAAAGGCCGAAAGCCTCCCCAAAGATATTGAATGGCATCTAATTGGCCACCTACAGCGCAATAAAGTGAAATATATTGCCCCTTTTGTGAGCCTGATTCATGCCGTAGATAGCCTCCGCCTCTTAAAGGAGATTAACAAGGAGGCCCAAAAAAATAACAGAATCATTCCCTGTCTGCTCCAATTTCATATTGCCCAAGAAGAGAGTAAATTTGGCCTCAATTGGACCAACGCTCAGGCGCTCTTAACCTCTGAAGAGTACGCCCAAATGAAAAATATCAAAATTGTTGGCCTGATGGGCATGGCCAGCTTTAGCGATAATCAGGAACAGGTTTTGGCCGAGTTTGGCCAATTAGCCAGCTATTTCCAAAGGCTAAAAGAACAGTTTTTTGCCCAAGATCCTAGCTTTAAGGAGCTCTCTATGGGCATGTCCGGAGATTATAAATTGGCCCTACAACAAGGCAGTACGCTGGTCCGTATTGGCTCGGCCCTTTTTGGCCAACGTTAG
- a CDS encoding DUF2851 family protein encodes MSKYPFPESFLHYIWRFQLYDKRFLRTAEGQEIQLVYPGHWNQHAAGPDFSDARIYIGGTLWAGQVEVHKRASDWLRHGHQNDPNYENVILHLVYDEDQIIRRADGSRLPALALRGRISPALFEQGMRLLGELEQPIACGPQLPQIDPLEWSIWMERLTIERLEQKAAALRKRLSHWRGDWTACFYEQLIAHFGLGQNAENFQRLGQALPYRLWRKYLGRPKQLEALFFGRAGFLAQTEDDYSQALAQEYAYLQEKELLGTALPLAWNFGGLRPSALPSFRLILLIGLLQKENLWSKFMEVDSLNALQALFGVKISSPYWLSHYRLGKQSQARKQKSLGKESIQLLFINFLAPFRFLHAQANGQEKEIDLLLDLLGQLPAENNQILRNWGSWDISAKDAQQSQALIQLYKCYCVERRCLSCSIGHRLIRKQALEP; translated from the coding sequence ATGAGTAAATATCCTTTTCCCGAATCCTTTTTGCACTATATCTGGCGCTTTCAGCTATACGATAAGCGTTTTTTGCGCACGGCCGAGGGCCAAGAAATTCAGTTGGTTTATCCGGGGCATTGGAACCAGCATGCCGCTGGCCCCGATTTTTCCGATGCCCGAATTTATATTGGGGGCACCCTTTGGGCGGGGCAGGTGGAGGTCCACAAACGCGCCTCTGATTGGTTGCGGCATGGGCATCAAAACGACCCCAATTATGAAAATGTCATTTTGCATCTGGTCTATGATGAGGACCAAATTATTCGGCGGGCAGATGGTAGCCGTTTGCCCGCTTTGGCTTTGCGGGGACGCATTTCTCCCGCTCTTTTTGAGCAGGGGATGCGCTTGCTCGGCGAGCTAGAACAGCCCATTGCCTGTGGGCCACAACTTCCCCAAATCGATCCTTTAGAATGGTCCATTTGGATGGAGCGCCTAACCATTGAGCGCTTAGAGCAAAAAGCCGCAGCCTTACGCAAGCGCCTAAGCCATTGGCGAGGCGATTGGACCGCCTGTTTTTATGAACAGCTCATTGCTCATTTTGGTTTGGGCCAAAATGCCGAAAACTTTCAGCGCCTAGGGCAGGCTTTGCCTTATCGGCTTTGGCGAAAGTATTTGGGCCGGCCCAAACAGCTAGAAGCGCTGTTTTTTGGTCGGGCGGGCTTTTTGGCCCAAACAGAAGATGATTATAGTCAGGCTTTGGCCCAAGAGTATGCTTATTTGCAAGAAAAGGAGCTGCTCGGAACGGCTTTGCCCTTAGCCTGGAATTTTGGGGGCCTGCGCCCTTCGGCCCTGCCTAGTTTTCGCCTCATTCTTTTGATTGGACTTTTGCAAAAGGAAAATCTTTGGTCCAAATTTATGGAGGTAGATTCCCTAAACGCTTTGCAGGCTTTATTTGGCGTTAAAATAAGTTCTCCCTATTGGTTGAGCCATTATCGCTTGGGAAAACAGAGCCAGGCCCGCAAGCAGAAAAGCTTGGGCAAGGAGAGTATTCAGTTGCTTTTTATCAATTTTTTGGCCCCTTTTCGCTTTTTGCATGCTCAGGCCAATGGCCAAGAAAAAGAGATAGACTTGCTGCTGGACCTATTGGGGCAGTTGCCCGCAGAAAATAATCAGATTTTGAGAAATTGGGGGAGTTGGGATATTTCGGCCAAGGATGCCCAGCAGTCGCAGGCCCTGATTCAACTCTATAAGTGTTATTGTGTAGAGCGCCGTTGTTTGTCTTGCAGCATTGGCCACCGCCTGATTCGAAAGCAAGCCTTGGAGCCCTAA
- a CDS encoding peptidase domain-containing ABC transporter, translating to MASVQPSFKPLKRLGKMLYLDRKDIYLVSFYAFFAGLLGLGIPLGIQAIINYIAIGETTTSWYTLCFLITGASVAVGITRYMQVLIAEGIQQRIFTRSAFEFAYRIPRFKMESIREAYAPELSNRFFDTLSVQKGVPKLIIDLPASVLQILFGLILLATYHPFFVFFGLTLLFVLVAILYFTYQEGLASSLRESKYKYKVAYWLEELGRTMGSFKLAGRTQYPLEKTDELVGSYLKHRQSHFAVYRQQFMSMVGVRGGATLALLLLGGGLVISNEMNIGQFVAAEIMIIMVLNALEKIILSMETVFDVLTAIEKIAHVTDLPLEEEEGIDFQEIVGNKGIHLRVHKMSYHPEPLMPPVLKDISFELGGGEHLCITGFADSGKTTLLRILLGLYQNFKGTIDYNQMPIRNLNLSSLRSYMGDYLREEHLFYGNLLENIAMGRKDVTAQDVLSTCRAVGLDRFLQEHPEGLDAMIPSDGQGLSQSTIKKILLARCIVDHPRFLAAENLLVGLESREKRMLTNLLTAPNAPWTLVAVSRSSELAARCKRVIVLDKGEIIFNGCYNELKKQPYFNELFDGCEEA from the coding sequence ATGGCTTCAGTTCAGCCTTCTTTTAAGCCGCTCAAGCGGCTAGGCAAGATGTTATACCTTGACCGCAAAGATATTTATTTAGTCAGTTTTTACGCTTTTTTTGCGGGCCTTTTAGGTTTGGGTATTCCTTTGGGAATACAAGCGATCATTAACTACATTGCGATTGGAGAGACCACGACCAGTTGGTACACCCTCTGTTTTTTGATTACCGGGGCTAGTGTGGCGGTGGGGATCACTCGTTATATGCAAGTATTGATTGCGGAGGGAATTCAGCAGCGGATATTTACGCGTTCGGCCTTTGAGTTTGCCTATCGGATTCCGCGCTTCAAGATGGAGAGCATTCGGGAGGCTTATGCGCCCGAATTGTCCAACCGTTTCTTTGACACCTTATCGGTGCAAAAGGGGGTACCCAAGCTCATCATTGATTTGCCGGCTTCTGTATTACAAATTCTATTTGGGTTAATTTTGTTGGCGACCTACCACCCTTTCTTCGTTTTTTTTGGACTAACCTTACTATTTGTATTGGTGGCTATTTTATACTTTACCTATCAGGAAGGTTTGGCCAGCAGCTTGCGCGAATCAAAATATAAATATAAAGTAGCCTATTGGTTAGAGGAATTGGGGCGGACCATGGGCTCCTTTAAGTTGGCTGGGCGCACTCAATATCCCCTAGAAAAAACCGATGAGTTGGTGGGGAGTTACCTCAAGCATCGGCAGAGTCATTTTGCGGTTTATCGACAGCAGTTTATGAGCATGGTGGGTGTTCGGGGAGGCGCCACCTTGGCCCTATTGTTATTGGGTGGAGGCTTGGTTATTTCGAATGAAATGAACATTGGGCAATTTGTAGCGGCAGAAATCATGATTATCATGGTGCTCAATGCCTTGGAGAAGATTATTTTGAGCATGGAAACCGTTTTTGATGTCCTGACGGCCATTGAGAAAATTGCCCATGTTACGGATTTGCCTTTGGAAGAAGAGGAAGGGATTGATTTTCAGGAAATTGTTGGAAACAAGGGGATTCATCTTCGGGTACACAAAATGAGTTATCATCCAGAGCCGCTGATGCCGCCGGTACTCAAAGATATTTCTTTTGAGTTGGGCGGAGGAGAGCACCTTTGCATTACGGGTTTTGCCGATTCGGGAAAAACGACTCTCTTGCGAATTTTGCTAGGCTTGTACCAAAACTTTAAGGGGACCATTGATTATAACCAAATGCCCATTCGCAACCTCAACCTGAGTAGCTTGCGCTCTTATATGGGCGATTACTTGAGGGAAGAGCATTTATTTTATGGCAATTTGCTAGAAAACATTGCCATGGGGAGAAAAGATGTTACGGCCCAGGATGTCCTTTCTACTTGTCGGGCGGTAGGACTTGACCGCTTTTTGCAGGAGCATCCAGAAGGTTTAGACGCCATGATTCCCTCCGATGGACAGGGCTTATCGCAATCAACGATCAAAAAGATTTTATTGGCCCGTTGTATTGTGGACCATCCTCGTTTTTTGGCCGCCGAAAACCTCTTGGTTGGTTTAGAAAGTAGAGAAAAGCGGATGTTGACGAATTTGCTTACTGCGCCTAATGCGCCTTGGACCTTAGTGGCCGTTAGCCGCTCTTCTGAGCTGGCCGCCCGCTGTAAACGAGTCATTGTTCTGGATAAGGGCGAGATTATTTTTAATGGCTGTTATAATGAGCTAAAAAAACAGCCTTACTTCAACGAACTATTTGATGGCTGCGAAGAGGCCTAA
- a CDS encoding phytoene desaturase family protein has product MKIGIIGSGMGSLSAGALLAKDGHAVHIIEQNYLPGGCTSSYYRKGFIFEAGATTVVGLDEHMPLRYILEQTAIQIDMKPLDRPMQIRLKNGQQLERFANLEDWIREAERIFGPKGQAAFWRRAYAISQFVWETSLQQQSFPPSSWRDLGPMIKGFRPKQLAFAGLTFRSMKKMLQQYGLDKNPDFIAFVNEQLLITAQNYLEEVNVLFGATALCYTLFGNYYVYGGLYQLVKPFCDYIEAQGGQLHLRRKVEQIERKNGQYILQTNQGPMAFDRLISGIPINNLLDIWPNKKLHQRYKKRLLQSPQLNSAFQMGIGFKRREDSPVLHHQIHLKQPLSQIGSQSIFLSFSDPIDWYRAPLGQGVASISTHIPDPARRPVKDKAALEEEILKVLDEQGYIAQDQVLYRHSSASSSWESWTQRKFGFVGGYPQFLRIKPWQMLDARLEKGAYLCGDTAYPGQGIPGVALSGIIAYKKLLLDG; this is encoded by the coding sequence ATGAAAATAGGCATTATTGGCTCGGGCATGGGGAGTCTTTCTGCGGGGGCGCTCTTGGCCAAGGATGGACATGCTGTTCATATTATAGAACAAAATTATTTGCCTGGGGGTTGCACAAGTTCTTATTATCGTAAGGGCTTTATTTTTGAGGCCGGGGCCACCACTGTAGTGGGCTTAGACGAGCATATGCCTTTGCGCTATATTTTAGAGCAAACGGCGATCCAAATTGATATGAAGCCCTTGGATCGGCCCATGCAAATTCGGCTAAAAAATGGGCAGCAGCTAGAGCGATTTGCCAATTTGGAAGATTGGATTAGGGAGGCCGAGCGCATTTTTGGCCCAAAAGGGCAGGCGGCTTTTTGGCGGCGCGCCTATGCGATTAGTCAGTTTGTTTGGGAAACCTCCTTGCAGCAGCAGAGTTTTCCGCCCTCTTCTTGGCGAGATTTGGGGCCTATGATCAAGGGGTTTCGGCCCAAGCAGTTGGCTTTTGCGGGACTCACCTTTCGCTCGATGAAAAAGATGCTGCAACAATATGGACTAGACAAAAATCCCGATTTCATTGCCTTTGTCAATGAGCAGCTGCTCATTACGGCCCAAAATTACCTAGAAGAGGTCAATGTTTTATTTGGGGCCACGGCGCTTTGCTACACGCTTTTCGGAAATTATTATGTCTATGGAGGGCTCTACCAACTGGTCAAACCTTTTTGCGATTATATTGAGGCCCAAGGCGGGCAGCTTCATTTGCGGCGAAAAGTAGAGCAGATTGAGCGCAAAAATGGGCAATATATTTTGCAGACTAATCAGGGCCCAATGGCTTTTGATCGCCTGATTTCGGGTATTCCTATCAATAATTTACTCGATATTTGGCCCAATAAAAAGCTACATCAGCGCTATAAAAAGCGGTTGTTGCAGAGCCCGCAGCTCAATTCGGCTTTTCAGATGGGCATAGGCTTTAAACGACGAGAGGACTCCCCTGTTTTGCACCATCAAATACATCTCAAACAGCCACTTTCTCAGATTGGAAGCCAGAGTATTTTCCTCAGTTTTTCGGACCCCATAGATTGGTATCGAGCGCCTTTGGGCCAGGGCGTAGCCTCTATTTCTACACATATTCCAGACCCCGCCCGCCGGCCCGTTAAAGACAAGGCCGCCCTAGAAGAAGAGATCCTAAAGGTCTTGGACGAGCAGGGCTATATTGCTCAAGATCAGGTTTTGTACCGGCATAGCTCGGCTTCTAGCAGCTGGGAAAGCTGGACCCAGCGCAAGTTTGGTTTTGTGGGCGGTTATCCCCAATTTCTCCGCATTAAGCCCTGGCAAATGCTGGATGCTCGCCTAGAGAAGGGCGCCTATCTTTGTGGCGACACGGCTTATCCGGGGCAGGGAATTCCGGGCGTGGCCCTTTCGGGCATTATTGCCTATAAAAAGTTGTTGTTGGATGGCTAG
- a CDS encoding methyltransferase domain-containing protein produces MKEKLSADYWQNRYLEQTTGWNAGSCTRPIATYIDQLEDLDLKILIPGCGHGHEAQYLYQKGFRNIHLCDWAQEPLSQLQEKLSDLPPSHFHQGDFFALQEDNFDLIIEQTFFCALPPKLRPQYAQKMASLLAPTGQLIGLLFNFPLCQEGPPFGGSLASYQQLFKAYFSSVQINDCHNSIKPRAGKEYFVQLRP; encoded by the coding sequence ATGAAAGAAAAACTATCTGCCGACTATTGGCAAAATCGATACCTCGAGCAAACTACGGGCTGGAACGCCGGCAGCTGCACTCGCCCTATTGCTACTTATATTGATCAGCTGGAGGATTTGGACCTCAAAATTCTTATTCCAGGCTGTGGCCACGGCCATGAGGCCCAATATCTCTACCAAAAAGGCTTTAGAAATATCCACCTCTGCGATTGGGCCCAAGAACCACTAAGCCAACTCCAAGAAAAGCTGAGCGATTTGCCCCCTAGCCACTTTCATCAAGGCGATTTTTTTGCCCTGCAAGAAGATAATTTTGACCTCATCATCGAACAAACTTTTTTCTGCGCCCTACCGCCCAAACTTCGGCCCCAATATGCCCAAAAAATGGCTAGCTTACTGGCCCCCACAGGCCAACTTATTGGCCTGCTGTTCAATTTTCCGCTCTGCCAAGAAGGCCCACCCTTTGGCGGTAGCCTAGCCAGCTATCAACAACTTTTTAAGGCTTATTTTTCTTCGGTCCAAATAAATGATTGCCATAACTCCATTAAACCCCGAGCAGGCAAAGAGTATTTTGTGCAACTGCGGCCCTAA
- a CDS encoding Rossmann-like and DUF2520 domain-containing protein — protein MQIHIIGTGKVGQALGHAFLKAGHSIGQCYSRTPEKAQKAAQDLGGQAVFALDQLENQAGYYLLAVHDRAIAEVLAQLPQSIRNERLILHCSGATPLSALAQAKQYGIFYPLQSFHEGYLPDLARIPICLAASSPVLLEQLKDLAKSLGCRYHLLAEEQWPALHLAAVMVNNFSNYLFAMGQSICEQAQIDPEILFPLILQSAQRLEEGPAKDFQTGPAIRGDQSSMQKHQAYLAEHQPQLLALYQLLSQRIEEDL, from the coding sequence ATGCAGATACATATTATAGGTACGGGAAAGGTCGGCCAAGCGCTAGGCCATGCTTTTTTAAAGGCGGGGCATAGCATTGGGCAATGCTATAGCAGAACCCCTGAAAAGGCCCAAAAAGCGGCTCAGGACTTAGGGGGCCAAGCGGTTTTTGCCCTCGATCAATTAGAGAATCAAGCGGGTTATTATTTACTGGCGGTGCATGATAGAGCCATTGCTGAGGTATTGGCCCAATTGCCTCAAAGTATCCGTAATGAACGACTGATTTTGCACTGCTCGGGGGCTACGCCATTAAGCGCACTGGCTCAAGCCAAGCAATACGGCATTTTTTATCCTTTGCAAAGTTTTCATGAGGGCTATTTACCCGATTTGGCCCGCATTCCGATCTGTTTGGCGGCTTCTTCTCCTGTTCTTTTGGAGCAATTAAAGGATTTGGCCAAATCGCTAGGCTGCCGCTACCATTTATTAGCAGAGGAACAATGGCCAGCTCTGCATCTGGCCGCCGTTATGGTCAATAATTTCAGTAACTATCTTTTTGCCATGGGCCAAAGCATTTGTGAGCAGGCCCAAATCGATCCAGAAATTCTTTTTCCCCTAATTTTGCAAAGCGCCCAGCGCCTAGAAGAAGGTCCTGCCAAAGACTTTCAAACGGGCCCCGCCATCCGAGGAGACCAAAGCAGCATGCAAAAACATCAGGCCTATTTGGCCGAGCATCAACCGCAGTTGCTGGCCCTCTACCAATTGCTGAGTCAACGCATTGAGGAGGACCTCTAA